The following DNA comes from Gemmatimonadaceae bacterium.
GCCTCACGCAGTTGGGCCATGCCCTCGGGAGGCAGCGCCCACGTCGCCGCGGTGGCATTGAGGTCCGCAACCAGACGACGCCGCACGTCAGTCCACGTAGATGCTCACGACATCCTGACGCCGGCGCAGCACATCGACCAGCACATCGAAACGCTTGGAGGGCCCGACGAGCGTCAGCTCGAACGTGCGGTCACCCACGTGATCGTACGTGCGCCGCGATCTCACGTGCACCCCCGAATCGCGAAACGCATCCTCGAACGTCGCGAAGTCCGTGTTAGGCGCAACGCGGAGCGTCGCCGTCACCGTGCGGCGCACCATGACCAGCTTCCGCTCGATCGGCCGCAACCCGATGAGCACCAGGCACACCATGATCGTCGTGCCAACCGCCTCGGCGTACGCACCGGCGCCGACGCCCATGCCGATCGCCGCCACCACCCAGATGGTGGCCGCGGTCGTCAAGCCGACGACACTGCCCCGCTCGTGCAGAATCGCGCCCGCACCGAGGAAGCCGATGCCCGTCACGATCTGCGCCGCAATGCGCGTCACGTCTCCGTACGGCTGTCCGGCCGGCGTCTGCGAGACGAGTCCGATGGCGACCGACAGGTGCGTGAACAGCGCCGCGCCCACGCAGATGAGAATCGTGGTGCGCAATCCCGCCGGTTTGCCCGACATCTCGCGCTCGACGCCCACCGCGCCGCCTAACACGACGGCGACGAGCAGCTTGATCAACAGCTCGAGGCGGAGCGGATCCTGGACGGAGTCGATCATGGCCCGTGCGTGCGAGAGCAAGACGTCAGAGCAATCCCATCATGGTCTTCACGGCCGTCATCGTCTCGCGCGCCATCGCGCGGCACGTCTCGGCGCCGTGCGCGAGAATCTCGGCAATGCGCGCGGGATTCGCCTGCAGCTCGCGCGCGCGCTCCCGGATGGGGCCGAGCTCGCGCAGCATCGACTCGAGCAGCACCTTCTTGCAGTCGATGCATCCCCAGCCGGCGGTCCGGCACTGGACGGCCACGTGCTCGACCGTGGCCGCGTCGCTGAATCCCTTGTGCAGGTGATAGATGTTGCAGATTTCCGGCGTTCCCGGATCGGTGCGCCGAACGCGCGCCGGATCGGTGACCGCCGGCCGCAGCTTCGCCCAGATCTCGTCCGGCGACTCGAGCAGCCCGACCGTGTTGCCTAACGACTTGGACATCTTGCTCTGGCCGTCCAGTCCCATGATGCGGCGCGCCGGCGTGAGCAGCGGCTTGGGCTCGGGGAAGTAGTCGGCGCCGAACTTGGCGTTCCACCGGCGCGCCACTTCGCGAGTGAGCTCGAGATGCTGCACCTGGTCCTCGCCTACCGGCACCAGATCGGCGCGATAGAGGAGAATGTCGGCCGCTTGCAGCACCGGATAGTTGAGCAGCCCCGCAAGCACGCTTTCCTGACGCGACGCCTTGTCCTTGAACTGCGTCTGGCGCTCCAGTTCTCCGAGCGGCGTCACCGTGTTCAAGATCCACGCGAGCTCGGTATGCTCGGGCACCATCGACTGGACGAACAGCGTACATTTGTCGGGGTCCAATCCCGCGGCCAGCAGCGACACCGCCATGTCGAACGTGCGCTGTCGCAAGTCCGCGGGCTCATAGTGGCCGGTGATGGCGTGGTAGTCGACGATACAGAACACACACTCGTAGCGGTGCTGCAGCTGAACCCAATTTTTCACCGCGCCGAGGTAGTTCCCGATATGCAGCTCTCCGGATGGCTGTATTCCGCTGAAGATCCTGGACATTTCAGGAAGCTATGAACGCTCCAAAAAGCGTGCAAGCAGACATCGCCGCTCGCGCGCGTCAGTTGGTCGCGGTGATGCATCGCGCGGCGGACGCAGCCGCGCTGTTCATCGCCGAGCGCAGTCTCAGGCGCGACACGCTCGTATGGCGGTCCAAAGCACATCAGGACTATGTGAGCGACGTCGATACGGGCGCCGAACGCATCGTGCGGGAGACGCTGCTCGCCGGTGCGCCCGAGGCGCGCATTCTGGGCGAAGAGCTCTCACCGGATGCGGCGCTCGATGCAGACACGGTCTTCGTGGTCGACCCGCTCGACGGCACGACGAATTTTCTGCACGGCTATCCGCAGTATGCCGTGTCGATCGCGCTCGTCACGGGTGGTATCACCTCGGCAGCCGTGGTGCGCAACGTCGTATCGGGCGAGACGTTTTCCGCCGTGTTGGGCGAAGGCGCGACGCGAAACGGTGCGCGCATCGCCGTGTCCCGCATCGATGATCCGCAGCACGCCCTCGTTGGCACCGGCATTCCGTTTCGCACGCCGGATCAGTTGCCTCTCTACCTTCGGCAGCTGGACGCAGTGGCGCGCGACACGGCCGGCGTTCGCCGCGCGGGGTCGGCCGCGCTCGACCTCTGCGACGTGGCATGCGGGCGCTTCGAGGCGTTCTGGGAGATGACGCTCTCTCCGTGGGATTTCGCCGCCGCGGCGCTCATCGTTCGGGAAGCGGGCGGTGCGATTTCGACGATCGACGGCGCCCCGCTGCCCCTCGCGCGGAGCAGCGTGCTCGCGGGCACGCCAACGATGCACGCCTGGCTCGGCGCATTGCTCGCAGGTATCGCGGGCGCGGAATCGCGAGGCAGCCCGTGACCCGGCGCTTGGACAGCGGATTGGGTTAGGCGTGACGTTAGAAGGATCCGGGGCGAACCAGCCCGATCGGTCGACGCTGCCTTTAGCTCATCTGCAAGCCCGCATCCAGTCGAAGCGCGCGTCCATGCTCCCGTAGTGCTCCGGCGGTGGCTACATTCACTCGGGTCGCGCGACGGCCGTCGCGCCCGGGCATATAGACGGACAAACCAGGATCGATCGGAGGGCGATGCTCGCGTTCGGCAAGCGGCTGTGGATCGCGCTGGTGGTGGGCGCCCTATTCGCCACGGCCGCGCAGGCGGCGGCGCAGCGGCCGGCGCCCGTGCCGGCAACGCCCAAACCGGCAGCGACCAAGCCTGCTCCATCCGGACGCGCAGCGCCCGTCTGGGGCGACCAGGTGCTGCGACATCTGCACCTGACTATCGCGTGGTATCGACGGCTCTCGACGTTGTCGCAGTCGTCTGCGCTGGCCGACAACGAGATCGCGCATGACCGCCTGCAGCGGACATCGCTGGCGGCGGTGCAATATGCGTTCGATTTTGCCACGGCTGCGGCGCGGCTCATCGATGCGGCGCATGCGCCGCCGGACACGTCGGCCGCTCCGGACTCGTCCGATGATGCGGCGCGACTCGAGCGCTCGGCGACGCGGGCGGCGGGTCGCGTCGCGAATCTGCAATCGCGGCTGGCGGCGCTCGACGACCAGATCTCGAAGGCGCCCGCGCGCGCGCAACGCGATCTCAGCGCCCAACGCGACGAGCTGCAGTCGGAGATCAATCTGGCGCTCGAGGTGCAGAAGACCATCCTCGAGCTGCAGCGCTTCGCCGCCAACATGGCGGCCCATGGGGTTGGCGGCACGGGAAGCCTAACGGGACAGATTGCCGAAGTGGAGCGGTCGGTGCCCGAAGCCAAGCACGGCACGACGGCGGCTCGACCCGCAACCTCGGCCTCGGCGACGCCCGCGTCGGGCGCGGACACCAGCGCCGCCGCGCGAGCGACGGCGGCCGCACCCCCGCCCGCGCTCGAGGCGCCGCCGCCGGGCAGCCACCCGCGCGGACTCATCGCGCTCGCCTCCGATTGGTTTTCCCTCCGCGGCACGAGCAGGAGCCTGGCCGATGCGATCGACGCGACCGACCAGTTGAATAAGTCGATCGACTCGATACGCGTGGCGGTGGGCCGCCAGGCGCGGACGCTCGTGCGTGCCCACGCCGCAGACTCGGGCACCGTGGATCCGTCGCAACTGCTCCAGGTACAGCACCAGTTCGACAGCGCCACGACCCGGTTCCGCCAGCTGTCGACGCTGCTCGTCCCGATCGGCGAACAGGACATCACGGTCGATGACGCGCGCGGCACGCTCGGCGAGTGGCGCGACATCATCAAGACGCGGGCCAACGATGTGTTAGGCGACCTGCTGCTCCACGCGGCGATCCTGCTCGCGTCGATCATCATCGTGCTGTTCATCTCGGAGGTGTGGCGCCGCGCCACGTTCCGGTATCTCCACGACGCCCGGCGGCGCCGCCAGTTCCTGCTCCTGCGCCGCGTGGCCGTCGCCATCGCGCTCCTCGCCATCATCGTCATCGGCTTCGTGTCGGAGATCGGATCGCTCGCGACATACGTCGGATTCCTCACCGCGGGTCTCGCGGTCGCGCTGCAGAACGTCATTCTGGCGATCGTCGCCTACTTCTTCCTCATCGGGCGCTATGGCGTGCGCGTGGGCGATCGCATCACGCTCGCCGGTGTCACCGGGCGCGTCGTGGACATCGGGCTCATTCGTATCTATCTCATGGAGCTCGCCGGGCCTGAGCTGCAGCCCACCGGACGCATCGTCGTGCTGTCCAACGCCGTCCTGTTCCAACCGGCGGCACTGTTCAAGCAGATTCCGGGCGCCGAATACACGTGGCACACGTTCACCCTGTCGCTGCCGCCGTCCACCGACGTGACGGGCACGCAGGCGAAGCTCAAGTCCGTGGCCGACGCCGTGTACGCGGGCTACCGCCGCTCGATCGACGAGCAGCACGCGACGGTGCAGCGGTTGGTCGACTTCGACACGTCGACGCCGGAGCCGCAAGTGGACGTGCGGTTCAGCGAGCAGGCGCTCGAGTTCGTCGTGCGCTATCCGGTGCTGCCGGAGCAGGCGGCGGCCAACGACCAGGTGATGATGAAAGCGCTGCGCGAGGCCGTCGGGCAGCAGACGACCACGCCGGCGGCGGCTGCTTCCGCCGCCTCGCCTGCCTAACGTAGGCATTCACCGGAAACCTGGAGGTATGCCACCATGAGCTGGGTAACGATCATTCTGCGCCTGCTGCACGTGGTGGGCGGCGTGTTGTGGGTC
Coding sequences within:
- a CDS encoding MgtC/SapB family protein, giving the protein MIDSVQDPLRLELLIKLLVAVVLGGAVGVEREMSGKPAGLRTTILICVGAALFTHLSVAIGLVSQTPAGQPYGDVTRIAAQIVTGIGFLGAGAILHERGSVVGLTTAATIWVVAAIGMGVGAGAYAEAVGTTIMVCLVLIGLRPIERKLVMVRRTVTATLRVAPNTDFATFEDAFRDSGVHVRSRRTYDHVGDRTFELTLVGPSKRFDVLVDVLRRRQDVVSIYVD
- the trpS gene encoding tryptophan--tRNA ligase: MSRIFSGIQPSGELHIGNYLGAVKNWVQLQHRYECVFCIVDYHAITGHYEPADLRQRTFDMAVSLLAAGLDPDKCTLFVQSMVPEHTELAWILNTVTPLGELERQTQFKDKASRQESVLAGLLNYPVLQAADILLYRADLVPVGEDQVQHLELTREVARRWNAKFGADYFPEPKPLLTPARRIMGLDGQSKMSKSLGNTVGLLESPDEIWAKLRPAVTDPARVRRTDPGTPEICNIYHLHKGFSDAATVEHVAVQCRTAGWGCIDCKKVLLESMLRELGPIRERARELQANPARIAEILAHGAETCRAMARETMTAVKTMMGLL
- a CDS encoding inositol monophosphatase family protein, whose protein sequence is MNAPKSVQADIAARARQLVAVMHRAADAAALFIAERSLRRDTLVWRSKAHQDYVSDVDTGAERIVRETLLAGAPEARILGEELSPDAALDADTVFVVDPLDGTTNFLHGYPQYAVSIALVTGGITSAAVVRNVVSGETFSAVLGEGATRNGARIAVSRIDDPQHALVGTGIPFRTPDQLPLYLRQLDAVARDTAGVRRAGSAALDLCDVACGRFEAFWEMTLSPWDFAAAALIVREAGGAISTIDGAPLPLARSSVLAGTPTMHAWLGALLAGIAGAESRGSP